A portion of the Kwoniella newhampshirensis strain CBS 13917 chromosome 1, whole genome shotgun sequence genome contains these proteins:
- a CDS encoding serine/threonine-protein phosphatase PP1, giving the protein MAEQSEIDLDSVIDRLLEVRGNRPGKSVSLAEYEIRYLCTKAREIFISQPILLELEAPIKICGDIHGQYYDLLRLFEYGGFPPEANYLFLGDYVDRGKQSLETICLLLAYKIKYPENFFILRGNHECASINRIYGFYDECKRRYNIKLWKTFTDCFNCLPIAAIIDEKIFTMHGGLSPDLQSMEQIRRVMRPTDVPDTGLLCDLLWSDPDKDITGWSENDRGVSFTFGPDVVSRFLQKHDMDLICRAHQVVEDGYEFFAKRQLVTLFSAPNYCGEFDNAGAMMSVDDTLLCSFQILKPAEKKAPKYGGYGASGRRQ; this is encoded by the exons ATGGCCGAACAGAGCGAGATCGACCTTGACTCCGTCATTGACCGTTTGTTGGAAG TCCGAGGTAACAGACCCGGCAAATCTGTTTCATTGGCAGAGTACGAGATCAGATATCTCTGTACAAAGGCGAGGGAAATCTTCATCAGTCAACCCATCctgcttgagcttgaggcTCCCATCAAGATATGCG GTGACATTCACGGACAATACTACGACCTCCTCCGACTGTTCGAGTACGGCGGCTTCCCTCCCGAAGCAAACTACCTCTTCCTGGGTGACTACGTCGATCGAGGAAAGCAATCCCTCGAGACCATCTGTCTTCTCTTGGCATACAAGATCAAATACCCTGAAaacttcttcatcctgAGGGGAAATCACGAGTGTGCGAGCATCAACCGAATCTACGGATTCTACGATGAGT GCAAGCGACGTTATAATATCAAGTTATGGAAGACATTCACCGATTGCTTCAACTGTTTGCCCATTGCCGCTATAATCGATGAGAAGATTTTCACCATGCACGGTGgtttg AGTCCTGACCTTCAAAGTATGGAGCAAATTCGACGAGTGATGAGACCGACAGATGTGCCAGACACAG GTCTTCTTTGTGACCTTCTCTGGTCCGATCCAGACAAGGATATCACGGGATGGAGCGAGAATGATCGAGGTGTCTCTTTCACCTTTGGACCAGATGTCGTATCGCGATTCCTGCAAAAGCACGATATGGACTTGATCTGTCGAGCGCATCAG GTCGTCGAGGATGGTTACGAATTTTTTGCCAAGCGACAATTGGTCACCCTGTTCTCTGCGCCTAATTACTgtggcgag TTCGACAATGCTGGTGCAATGATGAGCGTCGACGACACCTTACTCTGTTCCTTCCAA ATTCTCAAGCCCGCCGAGAAAAAAGCTCCCAAATACGGCGGATACGGTGCCAGCGGACGGCGTCAGTAA